A stretch of the Ascaphus truei isolate aAscTru1 chromosome 4, aAscTru1.hap1, whole genome shotgun sequence genome encodes the following:
- the LOC142492450 gene encoding LOW QUALITY PROTEIN: dual specificity protein phosphatase CDC14A-like (The sequence of the model RefSeq protein was modified relative to this genomic sequence to represent the inferred CDS: deleted 1 base in 1 codon; substituted 1 base at 1 genomic stop codon), whose protein sequence is MPHTWLSRKKIIHYTSFDQRKRANAAFLISAYAVIYLKKNPEKAYRALLSGASPSYLPFRDASYGNCTYNLTILDCLQGIRKALRHGFFHFNSFDVDGYEHYGRVENGDFNWIVPGKFLAFSSPHPKSKIENGYPFHAPEAYFPTFRKHNVTTVVRLNKNIYDAKLFTEAGFHHHDMFFEDGSTPSDPILRRFLSLCEGTEGAIAVHCEAGLGRTGSLISCYIMKHYRFTHSEAISXLRICRPGCIIGPQQHFLEEKQTWLWVQGDIYRSKQTQLEDGAVTRILSDFEDLSVGRSLNRWHSMERAGENNYEDELGQRNALTQGDKLRALKSRRQPLSATTCALRLDEMKMHTRSKLQPFRVIASNSAQGSMSPLKSSKVSVSTSATAKRIGQSQASFNTGKVFPVRSRFAPARPTTEKPTERFES, encoded by the exons ATGCCACACACGTGGTTGTCCAGGAAGAAAATCATTCACTACACGAGCTTCGACCAGCGGAAACGCGCCAATGCCGCCTTCCTGATCTCTGCGTACGCGGTGATCTATTTAAAGAAGAATCCGGAGAAGGCGTACAGAGCCCTGCTCTCCGGGGCCAGCCCCTCGTATCTCCCGTTCAGAGATGCTTCGTACGGGAACTGCACCTACAACCTCACCATCCTGGACTGTCTGCAGGGGATCCGCAAGGCTCTCCGGCACGGCTTCTTTCACTTCAACAGTTTTGATGTGGATGGATATGAGCATTACGGGAGGGTGGAGAATGGAGACTTTAACTGGATCGTCCCGGGGAAATTCCTGGCGTTCAGCAGCCCGCACCCGAAAAGCAAAATTGAAAATGGTTACCCCTTCCACGCACCTGAAGCGTATTTC CCAACTTTCAGAAAACACAACGTCACGACCGTCGTCCGACTCAACAAGAACATTTATGACGCAAAGCTCTTCACGGAAGCGGGTTTCCATCACCACGACATGTTCTTTGAAGACGGGAGCACGCCCAGCGATCCCATCCTGCGCAGGTTCCTGAGCCTGTGTGAGGGCACGGAGGGAGCTATCGCCGTGCACTGCGAAGCCGGCCTGGGCAGGACTGGATCCCTGATCTCCTGCTACATCATGAAACACTACAGGTTCACACACTCCGAGGCCATCTCCTGACTCCGAATATGCCGTCCCGGCTGTATCATCGGACCCCAGCAGCACTTCCTGGAGGAGAAGCAGACCTGGCTGTGGGTTCAGGGCGACATTTACAGATCCAAGCAGACTCAGCTGGAGGATGGGGCTGTCACCCGGATCCTGTCTGACTTTGAGGATCTGTCTGTGGGCCGGAGCCTGAACCGGtggcacagcatggagagagcaggagagaataATTATGAGGATGAGTTGGGGCAGAGAAACGCTCTGACTCAGGGAGACAAACTGCGCGCCTTGAAGAGTCGGAGACAGCCGCTCTCTGCTACCACTTGCGCCCTGCGTCTGGATGAGATGAAGATGCACACGAGATCCAAGTTACAGCCGTTCAGGGTGATCGCATCGAACAGCGCGCAGGGGTCCATGTCCCCGCTGAAGTCGTCCAAGGTGTCGGTGTCTACGTCGGCTACGGCGAAACGCATCGGGCAGAGCCAGGCCTCCTTCAACACGGGGAAAGTCTTCCCGGTACGTTCGCGGTTTGCCCCGGCACGACCAACGACTGAGAAGCCAACTGAAAGATTCGAGTCTTGA